A stretch of the Medicago truncatula cultivar Jemalong A17 chromosome 5, MtrunA17r5.0-ANR, whole genome shotgun sequence genome encodes the following:
- the LOC11408235 gene encoding protein DA1-related 2 isoform X2 encodes MSLSSAEDMKRPNAHQGYRWGEENNEDYGKALHDNFNSSAHPPYAPAPFYPNEYRRLCGGCNQEIIYGNCLGCMDTYFHPDCFRCHSCRSPITEREFSLSGKHPYHKSCFKELTHPKCEVCFQFIPINAAGLIEYRCHPFWSQKYCPSHEYDNTARCCSCERLEPRNTKYYRLEDGRSLCLECMESAIMDTGDCQPLYHSIRDYYEGMHMRIDQQVPMLLVEREALNDAIVGEKTGFHHLPETRGLCLSEEQTVTSIHRRPRIGGHRLIGMRTQPQKLIRKCEVTAILVLYGLPRLLTGAILAHELMHAWLRLKGYRNLSPEVEEGICQVLSYMWLESEVMPTTNSHCMASTSTAVASSSKKGAKSHVENKLGEFFKNQIVNDSSPAYGGGFRAANEAVNKYGLRSTLEHIRLTGFFPV; translated from the exons ATGTCACTTTCTTCAGCTGAAGATATGAAGAGACCAAATG CTCATCAAGGATATAGGTGGGGGGAAGAAAATAATGAAGATTATGGAAAGGCACTTCATGATAACTTTAACTCATCTGCACACCCTCCTTATGCACCTGCACCATTTTATCCCAATGAATATAG AAGACTATGCGGTGGCTGCAATCAGGAGATAATCTATGGAAATTGTTTAGGCTGCATGGATACTTATTTTCATCCAGACTGCTTTCGATGCCACTCTTGTCGTTCTCCCATTACCGAGCGCGAG TTTTCTTTGTCAGGGAAGCATCCATATCACAAATCTTGTTTTAAAGAGTTGACTCACCCAAAATGTGAAGTTTGCTTCCAATTT ATTCCTATAAATGCTGCTGGTTTGATTGAGTATAGATGCCACCCCTTTTGGTCCCAAAAGTATTGTCCATCTCATGAATATGATAACACAGCTCGCTGCTGTAGTTGTGAAAGATTAGAG CCACGGAATACGAAATACTATAGACTCGAGGACGGGCGAAGCTTGTGCTTAGAGTGCATGGAATCTGCTATAATGGATACTGGTGACTGTCAGCCTCTATACCATTCAATCAGAGATTATTATGAAGGAATGCATATGAGAATTGATCAGCAAGTTCCTATGCTTCTTGTTGAAAGAGAAGCGCTAAATGATGCTATTGTTGGAGAGAAGACT GGATTTCATCATTTGCCAGAAACAAGGGGTTTATGCCTTTCAGAAGAGCAAACTGTAACCAGT ATACATAGAAGGCCAAGAATTGGAGGCCATAGACTTATTGGGATGAGAACTCAACCTCAAAAGCTGATAAGAAAATGTGAAGTTACAGCAATTCTTGTTCTATATGGTCTACCAAG GTTACTAACGGGTGCTATACTAGCCCATGAGTTGATGCATGCATGGTTACGCCTTAAAG GTTATCGCAATCTCAGTCCTGAAGTAGAGGAAGGCATATGTCAGGTTCTGTCATATATGTGGCTTGAGTCAGAAGTTATGCCAACAACAAACTCACATTGCATGGCATCAACATCCACAGCTGTTGCTTCTTCCTCAAAGAAAGGTGCAAAGTCTCATGTTGAAAACAAATTGGGTGAATTCTTCAAGAATCAAATTGTCAATGATTCTTCTCCAGCTTATGGTGGTGGTTTTAGAGCTGCAAATGAAGCTGTTAATAAATATGGTCTACGTAGTACTCTCGAACATATTCGTTTGACTGGTTTTTTCCCTGTGTAA
- the LOC11408235 gene encoding protein DA1-related 2 isoform X1: MAPSSDHINHLSHPCIYGDYVSSHPERKSGFMKWLSKLFKGGSNRGRSGRHHYDSAEEGMSWRAPSRALDDRARAQKEKEDLGHAMSLSSAEDMKRPNAHQGYRWGEENNEDYGKALHDNFNSSAHPPYAPAPFYPNEYRRLCGGCNQEIIYGNCLGCMDTYFHPDCFRCHSCRSPITEREFSLSGKHPYHKSCFKELTHPKCEVCFQFIPINAAGLIEYRCHPFWSQKYCPSHEYDNTARCCSCERLEPRNTKYYRLEDGRSLCLECMESAIMDTGDCQPLYHSIRDYYEGMHMRIDQQVPMLLVEREALNDAIVGEKTGFHHLPETRGLCLSEEQTVTSIHRRPRIGGHRLIGMRTQPQKLIRKCEVTAILVLYGLPRLLTGAILAHELMHAWLRLKGYRNLSPEVEEGICQVLSYMWLESEVMPTTNSHCMASTSTAVASSSKKGAKSHVENKLGEFFKNQIVNDSSPAYGGGFRAANEAVNKYGLRSTLEHIRLTGFFPV, encoded by the exons ATGGCTCCTTCTTCTGATCATATCAATCATCTTTCTCATCCATGTATATATG GGGATTATGTGTCTTCACACCCAGAGAGAAAGTCTGGTTTCATGAAATGGCTCAGTAAGCTTTTCAAAGGTGGGTCCAATAGAGGAAGGAGTGGTCGTCATCATTATGATTCTGCAGAGGAAGGCATGTCTTGGCGTGCTCCATCTAGAGCTTTG GATGATCGTGCTAGAGCTCAGAAGGAGAAAGAGGATTTGGGCCATGCAATGTCACTTTCTTCAGCTGAAGATATGAAGAGACCAAATG CTCATCAAGGATATAGGTGGGGGGAAGAAAATAATGAAGATTATGGAAAGGCACTTCATGATAACTTTAACTCATCTGCACACCCTCCTTATGCACCTGCACCATTTTATCCCAATGAATATAG AAGACTATGCGGTGGCTGCAATCAGGAGATAATCTATGGAAATTGTTTAGGCTGCATGGATACTTATTTTCATCCAGACTGCTTTCGATGCCACTCTTGTCGTTCTCCCATTACCGAGCGCGAG TTTTCTTTGTCAGGGAAGCATCCATATCACAAATCTTGTTTTAAAGAGTTGACTCACCCAAAATGTGAAGTTTGCTTCCAATTT ATTCCTATAAATGCTGCTGGTTTGATTGAGTATAGATGCCACCCCTTTTGGTCCCAAAAGTATTGTCCATCTCATGAATATGATAACACAGCTCGCTGCTGTAGTTGTGAAAGATTAGAG CCACGGAATACGAAATACTATAGACTCGAGGACGGGCGAAGCTTGTGCTTAGAGTGCATGGAATCTGCTATAATGGATACTGGTGACTGTCAGCCTCTATACCATTCAATCAGAGATTATTATGAAGGAATGCATATGAGAATTGATCAGCAAGTTCCTATGCTTCTTGTTGAAAGAGAAGCGCTAAATGATGCTATTGTTGGAGAGAAGACT GGATTTCATCATTTGCCAGAAACAAGGGGTTTATGCCTTTCAGAAGAGCAAACTGTAACCAGT ATACATAGAAGGCCAAGAATTGGAGGCCATAGACTTATTGGGATGAGAACTCAACCTCAAAAGCTGATAAGAAAATGTGAAGTTACAGCAATTCTTGTTCTATATGGTCTACCAAG GTTACTAACGGGTGCTATACTAGCCCATGAGTTGATGCATGCATGGTTACGCCTTAAAG GTTATCGCAATCTCAGTCCTGAAGTAGAGGAAGGCATATGTCAGGTTCTGTCATATATGTGGCTTGAGTCAGAAGTTATGCCAACAACAAACTCACATTGCATGGCATCAACATCCACAGCTGTTGCTTCTTCCTCAAAGAAAGGTGCAAAGTCTCATGTTGAAAACAAATTGGGTGAATTCTTCAAGAATCAAATTGTCAATGATTCTTCTCCAGCTTATGGTGGTGGTTTTAGAGCTGCAAATGAAGCTGTTAATAAATATGGTCTACGTAGTACTCTCGAACATATTCGTTTGACTGGTTTTTTCCCTGTGTAA